A single genomic interval of Pyrus communis chromosome 7, drPyrComm1.1, whole genome shotgun sequence harbors:
- the LOC137741145 gene encoding pollen receptor-like kinase 4, translated as MVMGAHMAMTRLMRAPNPTPTFFLTLFVGYVSCMAVLPFVSPMDTTTDALLKFKKTLQLGNNTEALRNWDPNKNPCNGNKANWVGVLCFNGNVRGLQLENLGLQGKLDLEPLAQLSYLKTLSFMNNVLDGPLPDLKKFKKLRSLYLSYNHFSGEIPDNEFEGMHLLRKLYLANNKFSGKIPSSLTTLLRVFDVGLEGNKFSGQIPDFKQRALKRLNVSQNELEGPVPESLKKMDPSNFAGNGKLCGSPLQGPCSPPPPPPSPPAPPPTTPAPPPECTGDSCSASKKPSGLKVALLVVSLLLLLALIAAILMFLNKRKQRSELDGTESLDKSSNYTAAAASSQMDVKSVETNPHPKRADQGKLSFVRDDRQRFDLHDLLRASAEILGSGNFGASYKALIMTDVVVVKRYKQMNNVGREEFHEHMRRLGRLTHQNLLPLVAYYYRREEKLLVSDFVENGSLASHLHGNHNSDMPVLDWPTRLRIIKGIARGLTYLYSTLPSLVVPHGHLKSSNVLLDENFEPLLNDYALLPVINMEQAQHLMMAYKSPEYAQHRRITKKTDLWCFGIIILEVLTGKFPENYLKESYDSKADLANWVNGMIKEKRTSEVFDVEMGRVGNSRGELLKLLKIGVSCCEEDMERRLDLNEVVEKIEELNEGESDGDYRSSVSSEGDDYPSQVV; from the exons ATGGTAATGGGCGCGCATATGGCTATGACTAGGCTTATGCGCGCACCAAACCCTACCCCAACATTTTTTCTTACCCTCTTTGTTGGTTATGTATCATGCATGGCGGTTTTACCGTTTGTTTCACCAATGGATACAACCACCGATGCCcttttgaagttcaagaaaacGTTGCAATTGGGAAACAACACCGAGGCTCTTAGAAATTGGGATCCTAACAAAAACCCGTGTAATGGTAACAAGGCGAATTGGGTTGGCGTGCTTTGCTTTAATGGGAATGTCCGGGGATTGCAGCTTGAAAACTTGGGTTTACAGGGAAAGCTGGATTTGGAGCCTCTCGCTCAGTTGTCTtatttgaaaaccctaagcttCATGAATAACGTGTTGGATGGTCCATTGCCGGACcttaagaaatttaaaaagttaAGGTCTTTGTATTTGTCTTACAATCATTTCTCTGGTGAGATTCCGGACAATGAATTTGAAGGTATGCATTTGTTGAGGAAATTGTATCTTGCAAACAATAAGTTTTCAGGCAAAATCCCTTCTTCCCTTACTACTTTGCTTAGGGTTTTCGATGTGGGTCTTGAGGGGAACAAGTTTAGTGGCCAAATACCTGATTTTAAGCAGAGGGCTTTGAAGAGGTTGAATGTATCTCAAAATGAATTGGAGGGTCCAGTTCCAGAAAGCCTAAAAAAGATGGATCCAAGTAACTTTGCAG GCAATGGAAAGCTATGTGGTTCGCCTCTTCAGGGACCATGCAgcccccctcctcctcctccttctccaccTGCTCCTCCTCCTACAACTCCTGCCCCACCGCCTGAATGCACGGGGGATTCATGCAGCGCGTCTAAGAAGCCATCAGGTCTAAAAGTAGCCCTACTTGTGGTGAGTCTATTACTTCTACTGGCCCTCATTGCTGCGATTTTAATGTTCCTCAACAAGAGAAAGCAACGATCAGAATTAGACGGGACTGAATCATTGGACAAATCGTCCAATTATACGGCAGCTGCTGCGAGCAGCCAAATGGATGTTAAGTCGGTAGAAACTAACCCACATCCAAAGAGAGCTGACCAGGGAAAGTTGTCGTTTGTGAGGGATGACAGACAGAGGTTTGATTTGCATGACCTTCTCAGAGCCTCGGCTGAAATCTTGGGGAGCGGGAATTTTGGGGCTTCCTACAAGGCTTTGATCATGACTGATGTTGTGGTGGTCAAGAGGTATAAGCAGATGAACAATGTGGGAAGAGAGGAGTTCCATGAGCACATGAGAAGGCTTGGAAGATTGACACACCAAAACTTGTTGCCTCTGGTGGCCTATTATTATAGAAGGGAAGAGAAGCTCTTGGTTTCTGACTTTGTGGAGAATGGTAGCTTGGCTTCTCATCTTCACG gCAATCATAATTCAGATATGCCTGTGCTTGATTGGCCAACACGTTTGAGAATAATCAAGGGCATAGCAAGGGGATTGACATACCTCTATAGCACACTCCCTAGCTTGGTTGTACCCCATGGTCATCTGAAATCCTCTAATGTGCTTTTAGACGAAAACTTTGAGCCCCTACTGAACGACTATGCTCTACTCCCCGTGATCAACATGGAGCAAGCTCAACACCTGATGATGGCATACAAGTCACCCGAATACGCCCAGCACCGACGTATAACAAAGAAGACCGACTTATGGTGCTTCGGAATAATAATCTTGGAGGTGTTAACCGGAAAATTCCCAGAGAACTACCTCAAGGAAAGTTACGATAGTAAGGCGGATTTAGCAAATTGGGTCAATGGAATGATCAAGGAAAAGAGGACGAGTGAGGTGTTTGATGTAGAAATGGGGAGAGTGGGGAACAGTAGAGGAGAACTGTTAAAGCTCTTGAAGATTGGAGTGAGTTGTTGTGAGGAGGATATGGAGAGAAGGCTGGATTTGAATGAAGTCGTTGAGAAGATTGAAGAGTTGAACGAGGGAGAAAGCGATGGAGATTACCGATCAAGTGTTTCTAGTGAAGGAGATGATTACCCTTCACAAGTGGTGTGA